A genomic region of Caldicellulosiruptor acetigenus contains the following coding sequences:
- a CDS encoding phosphodiester glycosidase family protein — translation MKKFLSFVSFATILSLVLSAFAKPYTEILRFKTTQQIAPRTYYEKYELLTDEGFVDINCIKLDLIDGGFDFDVLKSSVANTGDFVYNMVYNQIDKNPVAAINANFFYTNTKTDYNKIWPIGISVSGGKILSSPNNKQNTFPAFVYTNSNEILFDYINGLSYKLVNIDSGYEFKIAHINKFTGDLTYPILFTGDYVRKTIGNKYKGIVEIIIKDGIITDIREEAPAVALDKDEYLLAATGNYAKNLKTNFKVGDKVSLKIDLSIPLERIKAAASGNTFLLKDGKILTFTHEIAGRHPRSAIGIDKTGRYLYLVAVDGRNGKSIGLSQGELAMFLQSIGVWTAINLDGGYSTQLIAKDNDGNLKAFYNTGETRKVFDSIAAFYKYRDDKIATFYIDCPDKIFAGEEYPIKVFAKDRFYNTITYDAVYLKVYQDAYEIDIKDGIFTPYKDGVVTISCVYEDVYQKAFAQKKISVYKPEILTTSKKQINLLPGESAALRFYIKDKVGHFKEIDPRKVQVEENPAFEFKDGVFRAKSDFRGFITFTYKDLKCSIPVGIGQTTQLLRSFDYFALSWPKGVSMFLSSKNKTQGKYSNKIYFSISSIKGKSFKLDFKTPVDLTNISKISFDLCAKNVKVYLGFKMLNGTQKEVEIAQLKSDNFKSYSLNVESYKTLDYILLIPQKTQGYIWIDNLTGDIVNTPPVESINQYVAKFDEKLAKSSVIFLTKSFESLPSDIKKKVESNLGSYLKCYSLEKDNPPYEKNEKFNIVFLRTKSGSILDFSFYQWIRIKNLSAEKKPLIVVLDIPFESLRQHEKDILIRLSKSRKAPSMIICPTSDYTRVERYDTLYIGYASSNNLLSKSSTKSINLACDVEKGYIYLARGY, via the coding sequence ATGAAAAAGTTTTTAAGCTTTGTGTCATTTGCGACAATTTTGTCGCTCGTTCTATCAGCATTTGCAAAGCCGTATACAGAAATCTTGAGATTTAAAACAACACAGCAGATTGCTCCTCGCACGTATTATGAAAAATACGAACTTTTGACAGATGAGGGGTTTGTGGATATAAACTGCATAAAGCTTGACCTTATAGATGGCGGATTTGACTTTGATGTGCTAAAGTCAAGCGTTGCAAACACCGGTGATTTTGTCTATAACATGGTCTACAACCAAATCGACAAAAATCCCGTTGCCGCAATAAACGCAAACTTCTTTTACACAAACACTAAGACAGACTACAATAAAATCTGGCCAATTGGAATTTCTGTATCAGGTGGCAAGATTCTATCTTCACCAAATAATAAGCAAAATACCTTCCCGGCTTTTGTGTACACAAACTCAAATGAAATTCTTTTTGACTATATAAACGGTCTTTCATACAAGCTTGTAAATATAGATTCTGGCTATGAATTCAAGATTGCACACATAAACAAGTTCACAGGCGATTTGACATACCCTATTTTGTTCACAGGCGACTATGTTCGAAAAACCATCGGAAACAAGTACAAGGGAATTGTGGAGATCATCATAAAAGATGGTATCATCACGGATATCAGAGAAGAAGCTCCAGCTGTAGCCTTGGATAAGGATGAATATCTTTTAGCAGCAACAGGAAACTATGCAAAAAACCTAAAAACAAACTTCAAAGTAGGCGACAAAGTAAGTTTAAAGATAGACCTTTCCATTCCACTTGAGAGAATAAAAGCTGCGGCATCCGGTAATACCTTTTTGTTAAAAGATGGCAAAATACTAACTTTTACACATGAGATTGCAGGAAGGCATCCGCGCTCTGCAATTGGCATTGACAAAACCGGTCGATACCTCTATCTTGTTGCAGTTGACGGCCGAAATGGAAAGAGCATTGGCCTATCACAAGGTGAGCTTGCAATGTTTTTGCAGTCAATTGGAGTGTGGACAGCCATAAACCTTGATGGCGGGTATTCCACACAGCTTATTGCAAAGGACAACGATGGAAACCTCAAAGCCTTTTACAACACAGGTGAGACCAGAAAGGTATTTGACAGCATAGCAGCTTTTTACAAATACAGAGATGATAAAATTGCCACATTTTATATAGACTGTCCTGACAAGATTTTTGCAGGCGAAGAGTATCCTATAAAGGTTTTTGCAAAGGACAGGTTCTACAACACAATCACATACGATGCTGTATATTTGAAGGTGTACCAGGATGCTTATGAGATAGACATAAAAGATGGCATATTTACTCCTTACAAAGATGGTGTTGTTACAATATCTTGTGTGTATGAAGATGTGTACCAAAAAGCTTTTGCACAAAAAAAGATTTCGGTGTACAAGCCAGAGATTTTGACCACAAGCAAAAAGCAGATTAATCTTTTGCCCGGTGAGTCTGCAGCGCTGAGGTTTTATATAAAAGATAAGGTTGGTCACTTTAAAGAGATAGACCCAAGAAAAGTTCAAGTAGAAGAAAATCCAGCTTTTGAGTTCAAAGACGGAGTTTTTAGAGCAAAATCTGACTTCCGAGGCTTTATAACATTTACTTACAAAGATTTAAAATGCAGTATACCCGTTGGGATAGGTCAAACTACACAGCTTCTAAGGTCGTTTGACTACTTTGCCTTGAGCTGGCCAAAAGGTGTTTCGATGTTTCTTTCATCTAAGAACAAGACACAGGGAAAATATTCAAACAAGATATACTTTAGCATCTCTTCAATAAAAGGCAAAAGTTTCAAGCTTGATTTTAAAACTCCTGTTGATCTTACAAATATAAGTAAAATTTCATTTGACCTTTGTGCAAAAAACGTCAAAGTCTACCTTGGCTTTAAAATGCTAAATGGCACGCAAAAAGAGGTTGAGATTGCGCAGCTTAAAAGCGACAATTTCAAAAGCTATTCCTTAAATGTAGAGAGTTACAAAACCTTAGACTATATTCTTCTCATTCCGCAAAAGACGCAAGGCTACATCTGGATTGACAATCTCACAGGCGATATTGTAAATACACCACCTGTTGAAAGTATAAATCAGTATGTTGCAAAGTTTGATGAGAAGCTTGCAAAATCATCTGTAATTTTCCTGACAAAGAGTTTTGAAAGTTTGCCAAGTGATATTAAGAAAAAGGTAGAGTCAAATCTTGGCAGCTATTTGAAATGCTACAGTCTTGAAAAGGACAACCCACCATACGAAAAGAATGAAAAGTTCAACATAGTATTTTTAAGAACCAAAAGTGGTTCAATTTTGGACTTTTCGTTCTATCAGTGGATTAGGATTAAAAATCTATCAGCTGAGAAAAAACCACTGATTGTTGTTTTGGACATCCCCTTTGAAAGTCTCAGGCAACATGAAAAGGATATACTCATAAGACTTTCAAAATCAAGAAAAGCACCTTCAATGATCATCTGCCCCACAAGCGATTACACCCGTGTAGAAAG
- a CDS encoding tRNA 2-thiocytidine(32) synthetase TtcA gives MQHIFSKVRKAVEDFEMIEDGDKIAVGVSAGKDSLTMLYTLSFMRRFYPKKFDVVAITVDMGFEGMDFLPIKEFCDKIDVEFHLVPSQIKQIVFDIRKEENPCSLCANLRRGILNSTAKSLGCNKVALGHHLDDVVETFFLSLFFEGRIYCFSPKTYLDRTQITTIRPMIYLKEHDLRSAAKKLELPVITNPCPANGKTNRQRMKEFVKSLKQFHPATKDLVFNAIKRNIWGLKD, from the coding sequence ATGCAGCATATCTTTAGCAAAGTCAGAAAAGCGGTAGAAGATTTTGAGATGATAGAAGATGGCGACAAAATTGCGGTTGGTGTGTCTGCCGGAAAAGATAGTCTTACCATGCTCTACACTTTGAGCTTTATGAGACGATTTTACCCCAAAAAGTTTGATGTTGTTGCCATCACAGTTGATATGGGATTTGAAGGAATGGATTTTTTGCCAATCAAAGAATTTTGTGATAAAATAGATGTTGAATTTCATCTTGTTCCATCGCAAATAAAACAGATTGTGTTTGATATCAGAAAAGAAGAAAACCCTTGCTCGCTTTGCGCAAACCTTCGCCGTGGAATACTCAACTCCACAGCAAAAAGTCTGGGTTGCAACAAGGTTGCGCTCGGACATCACTTAGATGATGTGGTTGAAACATTTTTCCTGAGCTTGTTTTTTGAAGGAAGAATCTACTGTTTTTCGCCAAAGACATACCTTGACAGAACCCAGATAACAACGATAAGACCCATGATTTATTTAAAAGAGCATGACCTGAGGTCTGCTGCAAAAAAGCTCGAACTTCCTGTAATCACAAATCCATGCCCTGCAAATGGAAAAACTAACAGGCAAAGAATGAAAGAGTTTGTAAAAAGCTTAAAACAGTTTCACCCTGCAACCAAGGATTTGGTCTTTAATGCTATAAAGAGAAATATATGGGGGTTAAAAGACTAA
- a CDS encoding tyrosine-type recombinase/integrase has protein sequence MPAKSKKRGNNEGSIYRRKDGLWCGQITIGRDESGKQKRQYFYGKTRQEVADKIAKALNDLKSGVYESLINNHIVPAIGHYKLKDLRPEHLQALYNSKYGNGLSLSTIKHIHVILHSALDQALKNGLVVRNVSEATTLPKTKTKNEIRVLTLQEQQRFIAALEGERLRPAFLLALASGVRLGELLALKWDCVNLKEGTITIKRSLRRIKTYDKNLPTKTMLAFQEPKTAAGIRTIPVPPVILEELKEHRKRQLEERLQAGSLYEDNNLVFATELGTPIEPRNFLRVFYRIIEKANLDINFHALRHTYATRLLEANEHPKVVQELLGHNDISTTLNIYSHVMPEIKKAAAMKLNHLFEQINIKGNHS, from the coding sequence ATGCCTGCCAAGAGCAAAAAGAGAGGGAATAATGAAGGCAGTATATACAGAAGGAAGGATGGGCTTTGGTGCGGTCAAATCACCATAGGAAGAGATGAAAGCGGCAAGCAAAAGCGACAGTATTTTTATGGCAAGACAAGACAGGAAGTTGCCGACAAGATAGCAAAAGCATTGAACGATTTAAAAAGTGGAGTGTATGAAAGCCTTATCAACAATCATATAGTCCCAGCTATTGGACATTATAAACTCAAGGATTTAAGACCTGAACACTTGCAAGCATTGTACAACTCCAAATATGGAAATGGACTTTCTTTGTCTACTATAAAACACATTCACGTTATATTGCACTCAGCCTTAGACCAGGCTTTAAAAAATGGGTTAGTAGTAAGGAATGTAAGTGAAGCAACAACACTGCCAAAAACAAAGACCAAAAATGAAATAAGAGTCTTGACCTTGCAAGAGCAGCAAAGGTTTATAGCTGCCTTGGAAGGTGAAAGACTAAGACCAGCCTTCTTGCTGGCTCTTGCAAGTGGAGTTAGGCTTGGTGAGCTTCTTGCTTTAAAGTGGGATTGTGTAAATCTTAAAGAGGGAACAATAACCATTAAAAGGTCACTCAGAAGAATAAAAACATACGACAAGAACCTGCCAACAAAAACGATGTTAGCATTCCAAGAACCCAAAACAGCAGCAGGTATAAGAACAATTCCTGTACCACCTGTTATTTTAGAAGAGTTAAAAGAACATCGCAAAAGACAACTTGAAGAAAGGCTCCAAGCTGGAAGCTTATATGAAGACAACAATTTAGTCTTTGCAACAGAGCTTGGCACTCCGATTGAACCAAGAAATTTTTTAAGAGTATTTTATCGCATAATTGAAAAGGCAAATCTTGATATAAACTTTCATGCTTTAAGACACACGTACGCAACAAGATTGTTAGAAGCCAATGAACATCCAAAGGTTGTACAAGAGCTCTTAGGTCATAATGACATCTCAACAACTCTTAATATCTATTCTCACGTCATGCCAGAGATAAAGAAAGCTGCAGCAATGAAGTTAAATCATCTATTTGAGCAGATAAACATAAAGGGTAACCACTCCTGA
- a CDS encoding Uma2 family endonuclease yields the protein MEARMPKIYTYADYLEFPEDARVELIDGVIYDMSPAPSRVHQEIIFELTLSIGNYIKQNNKPCKVYTAPFDVVLVEEGQDEKQAKNVVQPDISIICDKRKLTERGCFGAPEMIIEVVSEYNPSHDYVRKLNLYNQFKVKEYWIVNPNNQTIFVYRLKNNEDYLPPEVYTFNDKVKVSIFEDLVIDFAPIKEVL from the coding sequence TGCAGACTATCTTGAATTTCCAGAAGACGCAAGGGTTGAGCTCATTGATGGTGTTATTTATGATATGAGCCCTGCACCTTCAAGAGTGCACCAAGAAATTATTTTTGAACTTACACTAAGTATTGGTAATTATATTAAGCAAAACAACAAGCCCTGCAAAGTTTATACAGCTCCATTTGATGTTGTTCTTGTTGAAGAAGGGCAGGATGAAAAGCAAGCAAAAAACGTTGTTCAGCCTGATATTTCAATCATATGTGATAAGAGAAAACTTACTGAAAGAGGTTGTTTTGGAGCTCCTGAGATGATAATTGAGGTTGTGTCAGAATATAATCCATCTCACGACTACGTAAGAAAGCTAAACCTGTATAATCAGTTTAAAGTCAAAGAGTATTGGATTGTCAACCCTAACAACCAAACAATCTTTGTATACAGACTCAAAAACAATGAAGATTACTTGCCGCCAGAAGTTTACACATTCAATGACAAGGTCAAAGTTAGTATCTTTGAAGACCTTGTTATAGACTTTGCGCCAATCAAAGAGGTGTTATAA